AGAGCGCCTCCGCGCGCCGGGCCAGCTCCCGCAGCGCGCCGTCGCCCGCGTCGAAGCCGCGCGCGCGGTTGAGGGCGCCCAGCTCCACCAGGTCCACCAGCACCAGGCTGACGGGTAGCCCTTCACGGCGGCAGCGGCCAATCTCCTTGGCCAGCCGCTCCTCGCCCGCCCGCCGTGTGTCCAGCCCCGTGAGCGCGTCCTGGCGCAGCAGCCGCTCGCGCGTGCCCATCAGGTCGGAGCCGATGCCCAGGTCCAGCAGCGACAGCAGCTGCGCGACGCCGCCGGGCACCAGGAAGGGGCGCGCCACCCAGCGCACCACGCGCGGCCGGGGCCGCTCCAGCGACAGCGTCAGGTGCAGCCCGCGCGAAGCCTCCGCCGCCAGGTCCAGCTGCCGCAGCGTGCCGCCCGGGTCCGCGGTCAGGTTCGCGACGTGCTGGCACAGCGAGTCGAAGGCCATGCCCGACAGCCGGTCCTCTGGCAGCCCCAGCAGCTCCGCCAGCGCCGCGTTGGCCGCGAACGGCTTGCGGCCCGGGGCCACCACCAGCACCGGCACGTCCAGGGCGCTCACGGCCTCGCGCACCAGCGCCAGCGCCGCCGCCTCCGTGAGCGCGGGCTCCGGCGCGCGCTGGACGCGCGCTGGGACGGGGCGCGGCCGGTTGGGCGCGGTGGCGCGCTCCAGGTTCTCCGCCACGCGGTTCGCCAGCTCGCGCAGGGCCGCCAGGTCCTCCGGGCCCAGCATCAGCGGACGCGTGTCGATGACGCACAGCGAGCCCAGCACGTCGCCCGTGGCGGTGACGAGCGGCGCGCCCGCGTAGCTGCCGACGATGCCGTCGCGCACCAGCGGGTTGTCCCGGAACACCGGGTGGCGCGTGGCGTCCGGCACCACCATGGCCTCGCGGCCCTGCACCACGTGGTGGCAGAAGGCCCAGTCGCGCGGCGTGCCGCGTTCCTTCGCGAGCGCGGCGGGCAGCCCCACGTGCGCCTTGAACCACTGGCGGTCGCCCAGCACCAGCGTCAGCAGCGCGACGGGCACCCCGAAGGCCTGCGCTACCTCCGCCACCAGCTCCTGCAGCTCCGAGTCGGGAGGCCCCGCGTCCACCAGCTCCAGCTCGTCGATGCGCGCAAGCCGGCGCTTCTCCTCGTCGCCGGTGGACTCCATCAACATGCTGCCCGCGAGCTGGCCCGCGAGCGCGCGCCGCACGCCGTCGCGCATCGCCTCCGGACCCGCGCGCCGGCTGAGCAGCGCGTGGATGCCGAGCGCGTCCTTGAGCTGCCACGCGCGCACGCGCAGCTCGTCGAACGCCGTCACCACCATCACCGCCGTGCCGCTCGCATCCGGGCGGCCCCGCAGCCACGCGAGCAGCGCGAACCCGTCCACCCTCGGCAGCGCCAGGTCCGTCACCAGCAGCGTGGGGGCGCCGCGCTGGCGCACCAGCTCCTGCGCCTCCGCGCCATCCCGCGCGGTCGTGCCCTCCAGCCCCTCCTGCTGCGCGAGCGCGAGCAACGCCGCGGCACGGTGACGATCCGGTTCGGCGATGAGCGCGTAGCGAGGCATGGCGGTCCTTTCATGGTGCCACGCCTGTCACGCCCGCGTACCCTGGCCCTTTGTCCAGGGGCGCGGCGCCAGGCCGTGGGCCGTTCAGGCGAAGCGCTGGAGGATTTCCACGAGCTCCGCCGCGTTCGTTCAAGGCTGGGGCTCACCCGGCGCGGTCCGTGAAGCCTCCCGGCCCGGTCCTGCCTCGGGCTCTCCGTCAAGTGAGGCGGGGGCCTCGCGAGGGAACCGGCCGAACAGGCGCTTGAGTGCGCCGCTCTGCCGCTGCAGGTCCGCGGTGCGCGCGACGGCCTCCGTCAGCGTCACCAGGACTGCCCCCACCACCGCGGGCAAGAGCGGCACGACCCAGCCTGGGTCCGCCAGGAGCCAGCCCACGAAGGCCGCGTGCGCGGCGAGCAGCAGCGCCGCCTGGCCCACCACCGCGCCCAGGCTCCGCGCGCGGCGCCTCCGCCACAGCAGCAGGCCCAGCACCAGCGCCGTCTCCACCGTGCCCAGCAGCTCCGCGGGGCCCGTGGACCGCAGCACCCGGCCGGTGCGCAGGTTGTCCATCGCGAAGGCGTGGATCTCCACACCCGGCACCGCGAGCTGGCCGGGCAGGGTGCTCTGGCCGTGCAGCCCCGTGGCGGTGACGCCCACGAACACGGTCTTCCCCCGGAGCGCCAGGTCCAGCCCCACGGAGGACGGGCCCGCGGCCAGCACGTCCGCCAGGCTCACACGCGGCAGCCAGTCCGGCGCGGGCAGCCGCATCAGGGGCGCCCCGTCGTCGGTGGACGCCACGCGCAAGAGCGGCTCCGAGCGCTCCGGCCACAGCCGCAGCGCCGTCGCCAGCGCGAGCGAGGGCCACGCCTTGCCGTCCACCCGCACGGCGTAGGGATAGCGCCGGATGACGCCGTCCGAGTCCAGCAGCACGTTCAGCGTCCCGCTGCTCCAGGCCGCCAGCCGCAGCGGGGCCAGGTTCGTGGACAGGCCCCTCGCGCCCAGGCGCAGCCGGTCCGCGTCCAGGGGCACCGGCGTCAGCGGGTCTCCCCGCGCGGGCAGGCCCCCGGCGTCCTCCGTCAGCGCCATGCTGCCCAGGATGACGGTGCCCAGCCCGGAGAAGGCCTCCGTGAGCCGCGCGTCGCCATCCCGCGCGTACAGCCGCGCCTCCAGGTCGCTGGCCAGCGAGGCGCCCTCGGGCGTCCGGGTGAGGCCCGACGTGCGCAGGCGCTCCAACACGTCCTCGCCCAGGTCCAGCGCGTCGCGGGACTCCGGCGCGTCGAAGAGGACGTCCACCACCACCGCATTGGGACGGTACGCCGCCAGCGCCTGGAAGGCCTTCGCCCAGGTGGCGCGCGACAGCGGCCAGCGCTCCCCCAGCGCCGCGAGCGCCCGGTCATCCACCTCCACCAGCACCAGGTCGGCGGTGGGGGGCAGCGGCGGCAGCAGCCGGCTCACCGCGAAGTCATACAGGGCCCGCTCGCCCGGGCCCGGCGCGCCGCCCGTCAACGCCGTGCCCACCGCGAGCAGCAGGCCCACGCCCACGCCCAGCCCCCGCGGCAGGGCGGGGGAGGACAGCAGCGAGGACCTGGGACCGCGAGCAGGCAGCGTCATCTCACCCGGCGACGTCGAAGCTGAAGATCTTCGACGGGTAGCCTACGAAGCCGTCGGCGTCCACCGCCAGCACCCGCCAGAACCATTTGCCCGCGCCCGGCGCCGCCGCGTCCACCGTGGGGTTCGCCGACTCCTGGACCCTCACGTCGCCCGTGAAGTCCGCCGTCGCCGCCAGCTCCACCCGGTACAGCTTCGCGCCCGGCACCGCCTTCCAGACGAGCGCGGGCGCCTTCGGGTACGTGCCGCCGCGCGGCCGCTCCAGCGCCGGGGCCGTGAGGAGCGCGCGGGGCGCTTCCGGCGCCTGGGCCGGCTTCGCCCGCGAACCGAAGCCCGCGCCCACGTCCACGGAGCCCTGCTCCGCGCCCAGGGCCACCTTGCCCTCCAGCGTCTCCACGCGGCTGGTGCCGTCCTCCTGCTGCGCCACGCGGAAGCGCGTGCCCCGCACGCCGGCCACCGCGCCGCGTGTGCGCACCTCGAAGGTGGACCCCGCGCCGCCCGGCGCCGCCTGCGTCTCCACCGTGCCCTTCACCAGGTCCAGCAGCACCTTGCGCTGGCGCTCGGCGGTGAGCTCCAGCGTGCCCAGGCGCACGGCGCTGTGGGGAGACAGGAACAGGTGGCTGCCGTCCGCCAGCGCCAGCTCCGCCCGGCCGGTGTCGCCCGTGGCCACGAGCTCGCCCGCGTACAGCGGGTCTCCCGCCACGCGCGGCTTCGGCTCCCCTTCGCCCAGGCTCGCCGACACCGGGCCGCTGGCCGTGCGCAGCCGCGCCACCGCGAGCGGCCCGGGGCGCTCCACGTACGCGAGCTGCAACTGGCCCGGCGTGTTGGCGTCGCCCGGGGGCGCCACGAAGGACACCCGCGTGCGGGGG
Above is a window of Corallococcus caeni DNA encoding:
- a CDS encoding GGDEF domain-containing response regulator — encoded protein: MPRYALIAEPDRHRAAALLALAQQEGLEGTTARDGAEAQELVRQRGAPTLLVTDLALPRVDGFALLAWLRGRPDASGTAVMVVTAFDELRVRAWQLKDALGIHALLSRRAGPEAMRDGVRRALAGQLAGSMLMESTGDEEKRRLARIDELELVDAGPPDSELQELVAEVAQAFGVPVALLTLVLGDRQWFKAHVGLPAALAKERGTPRDWAFCHHVVQGREAMVVPDATRHPVFRDNPLVRDGIVGSYAGAPLVTATGDVLGSLCVIDTRPLMLGPEDLAALRELANRVAENLERATAPNRPRPVPARVQRAPEPALTEAAALALVREAVSALDVPVLVVAPGRKPFAANAALAELLGLPEDRLSGMAFDSLCQHVANLTADPGGTLRQLDLAAEASRGLHLTLSLERPRPRVVRWVARPFLVPGGVAQLLSLLDLGIGSDLMGTRERLLRQDALTGLDTRRAGEERLAKEIGRCRREGLPVSLVLVDLVELGALNRARGFDAGDGALRELARRAEALCPPPGFAVRWTGDTFLLALPGADAVVAEAVRQQLHDRPGQPGCVSIAVTVQGEEDPHDTLARAQAALTRVKPERKAAPSHD
- a CDS encoding FecR family protein; this translates as MRKAGARLMLSLLLSALPVTGFAAEADSACGGLTFDNGRLTTGRPLEAKGARTEACLREVAEAVKARPAIRSLTVAAKLPDAERLDGQGLAVAKAAAEVLVSAGIPRTRVSFVAPPGDANTPGQLQLAYVERPGPLAVARLRTASGPVSASLGEGEPKPRVAGDPLYAGELVATGDTGRAELALADGSHLFLSPHSAVRLGTLELTAERQRKVLLDLVKGTVETQAAPGGAGSTFEVRTRGAVAGVRGTRFRVAQQEDGTSRVETLEGKVALGAEQGSVDVGAGFGSRAKPAQAPEAPRALLTAPALERPRGGTYPKAPALVWKAVPGAKLYRVELAATADFTGDVRVQESANPTVDAAAPGAGKWFWRVLAVDADGFVGYPSKIFSFDVAG
- a CDS encoding CHASE2 domain-containing protein; its protein translation is MTLPARGPRSSLLSSPALPRGLGVGVGLLLAVGTALTGGAPGPGERALYDFAVSRLLPPLPPTADLVLVEVDDRALAALGERWPLSRATWAKAFQALAAYRPNAVVVDVLFDAPESRDALDLGEDVLERLRTSGLTRTPEGASLASDLEARLYARDGDARLTEAFSGLGTVILGSMALTEDAGGLPARGDPLTPVPLDADRLRLGARGLSTNLAPLRLAAWSSGTLNVLLDSDGVIRRYPYAVRVDGKAWPSLALATALRLWPERSEPLLRVASTDDGAPLMRLPAPDWLPRVSLADVLAAGPSSVGLDLALRGKTVFVGVTATGLHGQSTLPGQLAVPGVEIHAFAMDNLRTGRVLRSTGPAELLGTVETALVLGLLLWRRRRARSLGAVVGQAALLLAAHAAFVGWLLADPGWVVPLLPAVVGAVLVTLTEAVARTADLQRQSGALKRLFGRFPREAPASLDGEPEAGPGREASRTAPGEPQP